The DNA window TTGTCCCGTCTATACCATAATAGAAATAAAAATATAATAAAATTACATAAGGATTCATATAAAAAAGTAGGATGAACTTTAACTCCGTCTATAACTATTCCCCAGGGTAAGTCGGTAGGCCTTCCATAAGCTTCTTGATTGATGTAGTTCCCCCAACGCCCAATGGCCTGACCTAAGATCAGACTTGGAGCACAAGCATCTGCAACTTTCCAAAAATCTATCTTTTTCTTTCTAGTAAAAATAATAGCAACTATAATAGCAGCTATCAATGCACCATGTATAGCTAAACCTCCGCCTCGAAAATTAAATATTTCTAACAAATCGTCTTTATAATAGTTCCAATTAAATATAACATAATGCAGTCTCGCCCCAATTAGAGCTATTGGAATTGCATAGAGCAAGAGATCTATCATAGTATCTTCATCAATTCCCTGCCTTTTAGCTTCTTTGATGGCTAAGATAGCGCCTATAACTACTCCTATAGATATTAGTACACCATACCACATTACTTCTATACCAAATATCTTAAATGCAACAGGATTCATCATCAACCACCTTCCTTATATTACTCAATATAGTTAGTATAGCATAAAACTTGCATTATACCTAGAATCTCATAATTTGAATAACTATTTATATTAAAGTTTTTATCAATAAATATATTGTATCTAAATACTGGTCCTTCGTCACATTATTTTTAATTCAAAATGTAAAAACCCAGCTTTAAGCTGGGACCTATCCACACCTACTTTATTTTTTCTATAATCTTATTTATCTCCTTTACATGTTTATCATAAGAATCTCCATTCATAAGAGATAATATGATGTCTTCTATTTTGTCAAATATCTTTTTGCTAGCAGTTATTAAAAC is part of the Tepidimicrobium xylanilyticum genome and encodes:
- the lgt gene encoding prolipoprotein diacylglyceryl transferase; the encoded protein is MNPVAFKIFGIEVMWYGVLISIGVVIGAILAIKEAKRQGIDEDTMIDLLLYAIPIALIGARLHYVIFNWNYYKDDLLEIFNFRGGGLAIHGALIAAIIVAIIFTRKKKIDFWKVADACAPSLILGQAIGRWGNYINQEAYGRPTDLPWGIVIDGVKVHPTFLYESLCNFIIFLFLLWYRRDKPKVSGEVFLLYLALYSVIRFFVEGLRIDSLMLGSIRVAQLISILAIIVSIYYFKKRRQSNNLQK